From Schistocerca americana isolate TAMUIC-IGC-003095 chromosome 11, iqSchAmer2.1, whole genome shotgun sequence, the proteins below share one genomic window:
- the LOC124553323 gene encoding ankyrin repeat domain-containing protein 1-like, translating to MLIAAAKEGSVSKVRTLLLVGADVEAMDENQQNSLHWAAAKGHVEVARRLLEDGADVNARDRWQNTPLHQAAWKGHAPVVRLLAASSANHNAKDKNGNTPLHDAARRGHPDAATALLEAGADREVRNANGDTPLDLAKRNNYQRLIDILGSNIVQTTVK from the coding sequence ATGCTGATTGCGGCAGCTAAGGAGGGGTCAGTGAGCAAGGTGCGAACGTTGCTGCTAGTGGGAGCGGACGTGGAGGCGATGGACGAGAACCAGCAGAACTCACTGCACTGGGCAGCAGCCAAGGGACATGTGGAGGTGGCGAGGCGTCTGCTGGAGGATGGAGCTGATGTCAACGCTAGGGACCGCTGGCAGAACACGCCTCTGCATCAGGCAGCATGGAAAGGCCACGCACCCGTGGTGCGGCTGCTGGCAGCATCCTCTGCCAACCATAACGCCAAGGATAAAAATGGAAACACACCACTGCACGATGCGGCACGGCGTGGCCACCCAGATGCGGCGACTGCGCTACTGGAGGCAGGGGCCGACAGAGAAGTCAGGAATGCCAATGGGGACACGCCGCTGGACCTAGCCAAGCGGAACAACTACCAGCGGCTCATAGACATCCTAGGATCAAATATagtgcaaacaactgtgaagtaa